A DNA window from Pseudomonas tohonis contains the following coding sequences:
- the xerC gene encoding tyrosine recombinase XerC codes for MNADLDRYIEHLRSERQVSPHTLDGYRRDLGKVVALCEAFAVADWSALDPRTLRSMVARLHQQGQSSRSLARLLSAVRGLYRYLVREGVCRHDPASGLSAPKGERRLPKTLDADRAQQLLDGAVEDDFIARRDQAILELFYSSGLRLSELVGLNLDGLDLADGSVRVHGKGNKVRELPVGRMARQALEQWLPLRALANPQDGAVFIGRTGRRLGPRAIQLRVRAAGVRELGQHLHPHMLRHSFASHMLESSQDLRAVQELLGHADISTTQIYTHLDFQHLAAVYDKAHPRAKRNKASDE; via the coding sequence ATGAACGCCGATCTGGACCGCTATATTGAGCACCTGCGCAGCGAGCGCCAGGTTTCCCCCCATACCCTCGACGGCTACCGTCGCGACCTGGGCAAGGTCGTCGCCCTTTGCGAGGCCTTCGCCGTCGCCGACTGGTCCGCGCTCGACCCGCGCACCCTGCGCAGCATGGTCGCCCGGCTGCACCAGCAGGGGCAGTCGAGCCGCAGCCTGGCACGCCTGCTCTCCGCGGTACGGGGGCTCTACCGCTACCTGGTACGCGAAGGCGTCTGCCGCCACGACCCGGCCAGCGGGCTCAGCGCGCCCAAGGGCGAGCGCCGCCTGCCCAAGACCCTCGACGCCGATCGCGCCCAGCAGCTGCTGGACGGCGCGGTCGAAGACGACTTCATCGCCCGCCGCGACCAGGCGATCCTCGAACTGTTCTATTCCTCCGGCCTGCGCCTGTCCGAGCTGGTGGGCCTGAACCTCGACGGCCTCGACCTGGCCGACGGCAGCGTGCGCGTGCACGGCAAGGGCAACAAGGTGCGCGAGCTGCCGGTCGGACGCATGGCCCGGCAGGCGCTGGAACAATGGTTGCCACTGCGCGCCCTGGCCAACCCGCAGGACGGCGCCGTGTTCATCGGCCGCACCGGGCGCCGCCTGGGGCCGCGCGCCATCCAGTTGCGCGTGCGCGCCGCCGGGGTGCGCGAGCTGGGCCAGCACCTGCATCCGCACATGCTGCGCCACTCCTTCGCCAGCCACATGCTGGAGTCGTCCCAGGACCTGCGCGCCGTGCAGGAACTGCTCGGCCATGCGGACATCTCCACCACGCAGATCTACACCCACCTGGACTTCCAGCACCTCGCGGCGGTCTATGACAAGGCCCATCCCCGGGCCAAGCGGAACAAGGCGAGCGACGAATGA
- a CDS encoding DUF484 family protein: MSDKHQEPPQHLEAETVAAYLRHHPEFFVDHEELIPELRIPHQPGEAVSLVERQVKLLRERNIEMRHRLSQLMDVARDNDRLFDKTRRLVLDLLDAGTLEEVVSAVEDSLRHEFQVPFVSLILFSDSTLPVGRSVTSVEAQQAVGGLLVAGKTICGVLRAHELEFLFGKEEGARVGSAAVVSLNHQGQHGILAIGSHDPQHYKSSLGTLFLGYIAEVLARVLPLFASPLRSVR; the protein is encoded by the coding sequence ATGAGTGACAAGCACCAGGAACCGCCTCAGCACCTCGAGGCCGAGACGGTCGCCGCCTACCTGCGGCACCACCCGGAGTTCTTCGTCGACCACGAGGAGCTGATCCCCGAACTGCGCATCCCGCACCAGCCGGGCGAGGCCGTCTCCCTGGTGGAGCGCCAGGTCAAGCTGCTGCGCGAGCGCAACATCGAGATGCGCCATCGGCTCTCGCAGCTGATGGACGTCGCCCGGGACAACGACCGGCTGTTCGACAAGACCCGCCGCCTGGTGCTCGACCTGCTCGACGCCGGCACCCTGGAAGAGGTGGTCAGCGCGGTGGAAGACAGCCTGCGCCACGAGTTCCAGGTGCCCTTCGTCAGCCTCATCCTGTTCAGCGACAGCACCCTGCCGGTAGGCCGCAGCGTCACCAGCGTGGAAGCGCAACAGGCCGTCGGCGGCCTGCTGGTCGCCGGCAAGACCATCTGCGGCGTGCTGCGTGCCCATGAGCTGGAATTCCTCTTCGGCAAGGAAGAGGGCGCCAGGGTCGGCTCCGCCGCCGTGGTCTCCCTCAACCACCAGGGCCAGCACGGCATCCTGGCCATCGGCAGCCATGATCCGCAGCACTACAAGAGCTCGCTGGGCACCCTGTTCCTCGGCTACATCGCCGAGGTCCTGGCCCGTGTGCTGCCCCTCTTCGCCTCCCCGCTGCGTTCGGTGAGGTAG
- a CDS encoding BPSL0761 family protein, whose protein sequence is MTMPNERSRAVVNTREFLVALSRDGTLPEKVRHDAKFLLRHYPTLDDVILAGKIEEQAETLPIGVMGPVFSSSLK, encoded by the coding sequence ATGACAATGCCCAACGAGCGCTCTCGGGCAGTGGTGAATACGCGGGAATTCCTTGTCGCGCTTTCTCGAGATGGCACCCTGCCGGAGAAGGTGCGCCACGACGCTAAATTCCTCTTGCGGCATTATCCAACATTGGACGACGTCATCCTGGCCGGGAAAATTGAGGAGCAGGCTGAGACGTTGCCCATCGGGGTAATGGGGCCTGTCTTCAGCTCGTCGCTGAAGTGA
- a CDS encoding AraC family transcriptional regulator: MDLSTPLASSVSVAYLQGLVDHLARQGIEPAELLAHVQLTPAILGQRDQRIAASAYLELLAQGIRLTGDTRLGLHLGEAVRPGYYGVLGYLLMSCATLADALHRQARYAALVGNLGRVDLADEPERPGHEPLVVHSWEPLLPQQREQVAEESLAGWVTFGRWISGLDIPPTEVRFQHAAPADLTEYQRIFRCPVLFGQADNALVFPRRLLATPLGQADAQVRQMLDAYADRLLGEINRGNSVLDRARVILAGQLSEQGPDLERLAEALALSPRTLQRRLREAGLSFSQLVDETRQQLVLHYLRDPALELADIAFFVGFSEPGSLARAFRRWTGQSPGEYRRHLSPFP; this comes from the coding sequence ATGGACCTATCCACCCCGCTGGCCAGCTCGGTTTCGGTGGCCTACCTGCAAGGCCTGGTCGATCACCTGGCGCGCCAGGGCATCGAGCCTGCCGAGCTGCTGGCGCACGTCCAGCTGACCCCGGCCATCCTCGGCCAGCGCGACCAGCGCATCGCCGCCAGCGCCTACCTCGAGCTGCTCGCCCAGGGCATCCGCCTGACCGGCGACACGCGGCTCGGCCTGCACCTGGGCGAAGCGGTGCGGCCCGGCTACTACGGTGTGCTTGGTTACCTGCTGATGAGCTGCGCGACCCTGGCCGATGCCCTGCACCGCCAGGCGCGCTATGCGGCGCTGGTGGGCAACCTGGGGCGGGTCGACCTGGCCGACGAGCCGGAGCGCCCGGGCCATGAGCCGCTGGTGGTGCATAGCTGGGAGCCCTTGCTGCCGCAGCAGCGCGAGCAGGTGGCGGAGGAGTCCCTCGCCGGCTGGGTGACCTTCGGGCGCTGGATCAGCGGCCTGGACATCCCGCCGACCGAGGTGCGTTTCCAGCATGCCGCGCCGGCCGATCTCACCGAGTACCAGCGGATCTTCCGCTGCCCGGTGCTGTTCGGCCAGGCTGACAACGCACTGGTCTTCCCCCGTCGCCTGCTGGCCACTCCCCTCGGCCAGGCCGATGCCCAGGTGCGGCAGATGCTCGATGCCTACGCCGATCGCCTGCTGGGCGAGATCAACCGGGGCAACAGCGTGCTCGACCGGGCCCGGGTCATCCTCGCCGGCCAGCTGTCGGAGCAGGGCCCCGACCTGGAGCGCCTGGCCGAGGCATTGGCGCTGAGTCCGCGTACACTGCAGCGTCGCCTGCGCGAGGCCGGCCTGTCGTTCAGCCAGCTGGTGGACGAGACGCGCCAGCAGCTGGTGCTGCATTATCTGCGCGATCCGGCGCTGGAACTCGCCGATATCGCCTTCTTCGTCGGTTTCAGCGAGCCCGGTTCGCTGGCCCGAGCCTTCCGTCGCTGGACCGGGCAGAGCCCCGGCGAGTACCGGCGCCATTTGTCACCCTTTCCCTGA
- the sutA gene encoding transcriptional regulator SutA, with protein MSDEDLEQDELEASDEDEGEELAAAEDSDDGDSESDSESPAPAGKSKKAAVEVEELPSIEAKQKERDALARAMEEFLARGGKVQEVEPNVVADPPKKPDSKYGSRPI; from the coding sequence ATGAGCGACGAAGATCTGGAACAAGACGAGCTCGAGGCATCCGACGAGGATGAGGGCGAGGAGCTCGCCGCAGCCGAAGACAGCGACGACGGCGACAGCGAAAGCGACAGTGAATCCCCCGCGCCTGCCGGCAAGAGCAAGAAGGCGGCGGTAGAGGTCGAGGAACTGCCGAGCATCGAAGCCAAGCAGAAGGAGCGCGATGCGCTCGCACGGGCCATGGAGGAATTCCTGGCGCGTGGCGGCAAGGTGCAGGAGGTCGAGCCCAACGTGGTCGCCGACCCGCCGAAGAAGCCCGACAGCAAGTACGGCAGCCGTCCCATCTGA
- the lptM gene encoding LPS translocon maturation chaperone LptM produces MKRLLTPFVALVAVACLLAGCGQKGPLYLPDESKPSSAEHSH; encoded by the coding sequence ATGAAGCGACTGCTCACCCCTTTCGTCGCGCTCGTCGCCGTTGCCTGCCTGCTCGCCGGTTGCGGCCAGAAGGGCCCGCTGTATCTGCCGGACGAATCCAAGCCGTCTTCCGCCGAACATTCGCACTGA
- a CDS encoding toll/interleukin-1 receptor domain-containing protein, producing the protein MPNVFFSYCHADEALRDQLEKQLAMLKRQGVIETWHDRRIHAGQEIDTAIDEHINSDEIILLLVSPDFIASDYCYNIEMNRAMERHHAGEAIVIPVILRACDWHYAPFGKLLGTPQDGKPVTQWPDRDEAFLQVAKEVRKAAEKLRSTHAKASPQAARVELITPQQAVPSGPRSSNLRLAKTFTQLDKDRFQIDTFEYIARYFENSLQELQARNPGFEGVFRRVDANRFSATIYKDGQDVARATVFVGGQMGAGIYYSQGASFSGNSYNEMLTVQADDQSLYLTSLGMTFRRGQDQKLSQEGAAELLWETVIAPLQR; encoded by the coding sequence TTGCCGAATGTATTTTTCTCATACTGTCACGCTGACGAAGCGCTGCGAGATCAGCTTGAGAAGCAGCTCGCCATGCTAAAACGGCAAGGAGTCATCGAGACCTGGCATGATCGAAGGATCCATGCTGGCCAGGAAATCGATACTGCCATTGATGAGCATATCAACAGCGATGAGATCATCTTGTTGTTGGTCAGCCCGGACTTCATCGCTTCGGACTATTGCTACAACATCGAGATGAATCGGGCTATGGAGCGCCATCATGCGGGGGAAGCGATCGTCATCCCGGTAATCCTGCGCGCATGCGATTGGCACTACGCGCCATTCGGCAAACTGCTTGGCACTCCTCAGGATGGAAAGCCGGTAACGCAGTGGCCTGACAGGGATGAGGCGTTCCTGCAGGTGGCGAAAGAGGTCCGTAAAGCGGCTGAAAAGTTGCGCAGCACTCATGCGAAAGCTAGCCCGCAAGCTGCTCGAGTCGAACTAATTACCCCTCAACAGGCAGTACCTAGCGGACCGCGATCAAGCAACCTTCGCCTGGCCAAGACGTTCACTCAGCTGGACAAAGACCGATTCCAGATTGATACCTTCGAATACATCGCCCGCTATTTCGAAAACTCTCTGCAGGAGCTCCAGGCACGAAACCCAGGCTTCGAGGGCGTGTTTCGTCGTGTCGACGCCAATAGGTTCTCCGCGACCATCTACAAAGATGGCCAAGACGTTGCGAGAGCAACAGTCTTCGTTGGGGGGCAGATGGGGGCGGGGATCTACTACAGCCAAGGCGCTTCGTTCAGTGGCAACTCGTACAACGAAATGCTTACGGTGCAAGCGGATGACCAGTCTCTCTATCTCACCAGCTTGGGGATGACCTTCCGTAGGGGGCAGGACCAGAAGCTGTCCCAGGAAGGCGCCGCTGAACTGCTGTGGGAAACCGTCATCGCCCCTCTTCAGCGTTGA
- the glnK gene encoding P-II family nitrogen regulator, with product MKLVTAIIKPFKLDDVRESLSEIGVQGITVTEVKGFGRQKGHTELYRGAEYVVDFLPKVKIDVAIADDQLDRVIEAITKAANTGKIGDGKIFVVNLEQAIRIRTGETGTDAI from the coding sequence ATGAAGCTAGTCACTGCCATCATCAAGCCGTTCAAACTCGATGACGTGCGCGAGTCGCTGTCCGAGATCGGCGTGCAGGGCATCACCGTTACCGAGGTCAAGGGCTTCGGTCGCCAGAAGGGTCACACCGAACTGTACCGTGGCGCGGAATACGTGGTCGATTTCCTGCCCAAGGTGAAGATCGATGTCGCCATCGCCGACGATCAGCTGGATCGCGTGATCGAGGCCATCACCAAGGCAGCCAACACCGGCAAGATCGGTGACGGCAAGATCTTCGTCGTCAATCTGGAACAGGCCATCCGTATCCGTACCGGCGAAACCGGCACAGACGCGATCTAA
- the lysA gene encoding diaminopimelate decarboxylase → MDAFTYRDGELFAEGVALSAIASRFGTPTYVYSRAHIEAQYRSYADALSGVPHLVCYAVKANSNLGVLNLLARLGSGFDIVSSGELERVLAAGGRADRIVFSGVGKSRDDMRRALEVGVHCFNVESTEELERLQVVAAEMDMQAPVSLRVNPDVDAGTHPYISTGLKENKFGIAIEQAEAVYLRAASLPNLDVIGVDCHIGSQLTSLPPFLDALDRLLALIDRLATQGVHIRHLDLGGGLGVRYKDEQPPVAGDYIKAVRERIAGRELTLVFEPGRYIVANGGVLLTQVEYLKHTEHKDFAIIDAAMNDLIRPALYQAWMDVVPVEPRDGEKRRYDLVGPICETGDFLAKDRELALAEGDLLAVRSAGAYGFVMSSNYNTRGRAAEVLVDGERAYEVRRRETVEELYAGESLLPE, encoded by the coding sequence ATGGACGCCTTCACTTACCGCGACGGTGAGCTGTTCGCGGAGGGCGTGGCGTTGTCCGCCATCGCCTCGCGCTTCGGCACGCCCACCTACGTCTACTCCCGCGCCCACATCGAGGCGCAGTACCGCTCCTATGCCGATGCCCTGTCGGGCGTCCCGCACCTGGTCTGCTATGCGGTCAAGGCCAACTCCAACCTCGGCGTGCTGAACCTCCTGGCGCGCCTGGGCTCGGGCTTCGACATCGTCTCCAGCGGCGAACTGGAACGCGTGCTCGCCGCCGGTGGCCGCGCCGACCGCATCGTCTTCTCCGGCGTCGGCAAGAGCCGTGACGACATGCGCCGCGCCCTGGAAGTGGGCGTGCACTGCTTCAACGTCGAGTCCACCGAGGAACTCGAGCGCCTGCAGGTCGTCGCTGCCGAGATGGACATGCAGGCCCCGGTCTCCCTGCGGGTGAACCCCGATGTGGACGCCGGCACCCACCCCTACATCTCCACCGGCCTGAAAGAGAACAAGTTCGGCATCGCCATCGAGCAGGCCGAGGCCGTTTACCTGCGCGCCGCCTCGCTGCCGAACCTGGACGTGATCGGTGTCGACTGCCACATCGGCTCCCAGCTGACCTCGCTGCCGCCCTTCCTCGATGCCCTCGACCGCCTGCTGGCGCTGATCGACCGCCTCGCCACCCAGGGCGTGCACATCCGCCACCTGGACCTCGGCGGCGGCCTGGGCGTGCGCTACAAGGACGAGCAGCCGCCGGTCGCCGGCGACTACATCAAGGCCGTGCGCGAGCGCATCGCCGGGCGCGAGCTGACCCTGGTCTTCGAACCGGGCCGCTACATCGTCGCCAACGGCGGCGTGCTGCTGACCCAGGTGGAATACCTCAAGCACACCGAGCACAAGGACTTCGCGATCATCGACGCGGCCATGAACGACCTGATCCGCCCGGCCCTGTACCAGGCCTGGATGGACGTGGTCCCGGTCGAGCCTCGCGATGGCGAGAAGCGCCGCTACGACCTGGTCGGCCCCATCTGCGAGACCGGCGACTTCCTCGCCAAGGACCGCGAACTGGCGCTGGCCGAAGGCGACCTGCTGGCCGTGCGCTCCGCCGGTGCCTATGGCTTCGTCATGAGCTCCAACTACAACACCCGCGGCCGCGCCGCCGAGGTGCTGGTGGACGGCGAGCGGGCATACGAGGTCCGCCGTCGCGAGACCGTCGAGGAACTCTACGCCGGCGAAAGCCTGCTACCGGAGTGA
- a CDS encoding DUF6088 family protein, with protein MPDCSQAEPKSTLGVSAGFVPSQRELEGWRGYYLTNVRKWNRFLTSKEHTGSKAMKTLPQTILEQSRQLPEGGMLAAKDFLHLGSRAAVDQAFSRLAKAGLLLRVVRGLYVAPVTSRFGTRAPALEKVVQALAQKTQDVITDSGARAANGLGLTTQVPVMSVFFTRGRGRTLTLGKSKVEIRRVPKWMLSLGATRPGAVIRALAWLGEAHISHAMEKLRKLLSPADWQELRSVRHLLPFWMAMAISRDVVW; from the coding sequence GTGCCCGACTGCAGCCAGGCTGAGCCAAAGTCCACGCTCGGAGTGTCTGCCGGCTTTGTCCCGTCACAGAGAGAGCTCGAAGGTTGGCGTGGTTACTATTTGACCAATGTCAGAAAGTGGAATAGATTTCTGACATCGAAAGAACACACCGGCTCGAAAGCGATGAAAACTCTTCCTCAAACCATCTTGGAGCAAAGCAGGCAGCTGCCCGAGGGGGGGATGCTGGCCGCAAAGGATTTTCTTCATCTCGGAAGTCGGGCTGCAGTGGACCAGGCATTTTCCAGACTGGCCAAAGCTGGGCTGCTTCTTCGCGTGGTGCGTGGACTGTATGTGGCGCCAGTTACGAGCAGGTTTGGGACAAGGGCTCCGGCGCTAGAGAAGGTCGTCCAGGCTCTGGCTCAAAAGACCCAAGACGTAATCACAGACAGTGGCGCGCGAGCAGCTAACGGCCTTGGGCTGACCACCCAGGTACCTGTTATGTCTGTGTTCTTCACCCGCGGGCGAGGGCGCACGCTCACGTTGGGCAAGTCGAAGGTCGAGATCAGGCGCGTTCCTAAGTGGATGCTCTCGCTCGGTGCGACGCGCCCTGGGGCGGTAATTCGGGCGCTCGCTTGGTTAGGTGAGGCGCATATAAGTCATGCGATGGAAAAGCTGCGCAAGCTGCTATCCCCGGCGGATTGGCAGGAGCTGCGCTCTGTCCGGCATTTACTTCCGTTCTGGATGGCTATGGCGATCAGTCGTGATGTGGTCTGGTAG
- a CDS encoding secondary thiamine-phosphate synthase enzyme YjbQ has product MWQQTLITLGARPRGFHLVTDELLANLPELRRCRVGLLHLWLQHTSASLTVNENADPSVRRDFERFFNRLVPQGEGGYEHDYEGPDDLPAHFKSSLLGCQLTLPIQEGRLALGTWQGIYLGEHRDHGGARRVVATLNGEAI; this is encoded by the coding sequence ATGTGGCAGCAGACACTGATCACCCTTGGCGCGCGACCGCGGGGCTTTCATCTGGTGACCGATGAACTGCTTGCGAACTTGCCGGAACTGCGACGCTGTCGTGTCGGTCTGTTGCACCTGTGGCTGCAGCACACATCGGCATCACTGACCGTCAATGAGAATGCCGACCCCTCCGTGAGGCGCGATTTCGAGCGATTCTTCAATCGCCTCGTGCCCCAGGGGGAAGGTGGCTACGAACATGACTACGAAGGCCCGGATGACCTGCCGGCGCATTTCAAGTCGAGCCTGCTGGGCTGCCAGCTGACGCTGCCGATACAGGAAGGGCGGCTCGCGCTGGGGACCTGGCAGGGCATCTACCTGGGGGAACATCGCGATCATGGCGGTGCACGTCGGGTAGTCGCCACGCTCAATGGCGAGGCGATCTGA
- a CDS encoding HAD family hydrolase → MSIQLITFDLDDTLWDVATVMHGAEAALREWLALQAPKLGPVPIEHLWAIRARLLADEPGLKHRLSELRRRILFHALEEAGYPRDEAGTLASRGFEVFLEARHRIDLFPEVHPTLEILANRYRLAVITNGNADVRRLGLADYFQFALCAEELGVGKPDPHPFEEALKRAGVAAERAVHIGDHPSDDIHGARNAGMRAIWFNPQGKPWEGETDPDAEIRSLAELPALLGRWNTPG, encoded by the coding sequence ATGAGCATCCAGCTGATCACCTTCGACCTCGACGACACCCTCTGGGACGTCGCCACCGTGATGCACGGCGCCGAGGCGGCGCTGCGCGAGTGGCTGGCGCTGCAGGCACCGAAGCTGGGCCCGGTGCCCATCGAGCACCTGTGGGCGATCCGCGCGCGGCTGCTGGCGGACGAGCCCGGGCTCAAGCACCGTCTCAGCGAGCTGCGCCGGCGCATCCTCTTCCATGCACTGGAAGAGGCCGGTTATCCCCGTGACGAGGCGGGCACCCTGGCCAGCCGCGGCTTCGAGGTCTTCCTCGAGGCACGCCACCGCATCGACCTGTTCCCCGAGGTGCACCCGACCCTGGAGATTCTCGCCAACCGCTATCGCCTGGCGGTGATCACCAACGGCAACGCCGATGTGCGCCGCCTGGGACTGGCCGACTACTTCCAGTTCGCCCTGTGCGCCGAGGAGCTGGGCGTCGGCAAGCCCGACCCGCACCCCTTCGAGGAAGCCCTGAAACGCGCCGGGGTCGCGGCCGAGCGGGCGGTCCACATCGGCGACCACCCCAGCGACGACATCCACGGCGCACGCAACGCCGGGATGCGCGCCATCTGGTTCAACCCGCAGGGCAAGCCCTGGGAGGGCGAGACCGATCCTGACGCGGAAATTCGCAGCCTGGCGGAACTGCCGGCCCTGCTGGGCCGCTGGAACACCCCGGGCTGA
- the dapF gene encoding diaminopimelate epimerase encodes MLLRFTKMHGLGNDFMVLDLVSQHAHIQPKHAKQWGDRHTGIGFDQLLIVEAPTNPDVDFRYRIFNADGSEVEQCGNGARCFARFVLDKRLTVKKQIRVETKSGIIELDVRADGQVRVDMGPPRLAPQQIPFVADAEALSYAVEVDGRQVELAALSMGNPHAVLRVDDIGSAPVHELGPKIEHHPRFPQRVNVGFLQVIDRHQARLRVWERGAGETQACGTGACAAAVAAIRQGWMDSPVQLELPGGKLSIEWAGPDQSVMMTGPAVRVYEGQVRL; translated from the coding sequence ATGCTGCTGCGTTTCACCAAGATGCACGGCCTGGGCAATGACTTCATGGTCCTCGACCTGGTCAGCCAGCACGCGCACATCCAGCCCAAGCACGCCAAGCAATGGGGCGATCGCCACACCGGCATCGGTTTCGACCAGCTGCTGATCGTCGAGGCGCCGACCAACCCGGACGTCGACTTCCGCTACCGCATCTTCAACGCCGATGGCTCGGAGGTCGAACAGTGCGGCAACGGCGCCCGCTGCTTCGCCCGCTTCGTGCTGGACAAGCGCCTGACGGTGAAGAAGCAGATCCGCGTCGAGACCAAGAGCGGGATCATCGAGCTGGACGTGCGCGCCGATGGCCAGGTCCGCGTCGACATGGGCCCGCCCCGCCTGGCGCCCCAGCAGATCCCCTTCGTCGCCGACGCCGAGGCGCTGAGCTACGCCGTCGAGGTCGACGGTCGCCAGGTCGAGCTGGCCGCCCTGTCCATGGGCAATCCCCATGCGGTGCTGCGGGTCGACGACATCGGCAGCGCCCCGGTCCACGAGCTGGGCCCGAAGATCGAGCACCACCCGCGCTTCCCGCAGCGGGTCAACGTCGGCTTCCTCCAGGTCATCGACCGCCACCAGGCGCGCCTGCGCGTGTGGGAGCGTGGTGCGGGGGAAACCCAGGCCTGTGGCACCGGCGCCTGCGCCGCCGCGGTCGCCGCCATCCGCCAGGGCTGGATGGACTCGCCCGTGCAACTGGAGCTGCCGGGTGGCAAGCTGTCCATCGAATGGGCCGGCCCGGACCAGTCCGTGATGATGACCGGACCCGCCGTACGCGTGTACGAAGGGCAGGTCCGCCTATGA
- a CDS encoding ammonium transporter, whose amino-acid sequence MTLRKAAGLGALLSLVTPGLAMAADEVVLNSGDTAWMLTATALVLFMTIPGLALFYGGMVRSKNILSVMMQCFAITGLISILWVIYGYSLAFDTTGMEQGVVNFNSFVGGFGKAFLSGLTVDSLTSAFPESVFITFQMTFAIITPALIVGAFAERMKFSAMLIFMAIWFTLVYAPIAHMVWSGNGGLMWDWGVLDFAGGTVVHINAGVAGLVACLVLGKRKGYPTTPMAPHNLGYTLVGAAMLWIGWFGFNAGSAVAANGTAGMAMLVTQIATAAAALGWMFAEWLTHGKPSALGIASGVVAGLVAITPAAGTVGPMGALIIGLAAGVLCFFSATSLKRKLGYDDSLDAFGVHGIGGIIGALLTGVFAAPALGGFGTVEDIASQVFIQFKGVAFTVIYTAVVTFVILKVLDLVIGLRVSEEEETVGLDLAQHNERGYNL is encoded by the coding sequence ATGACTCTGCGTAAAGCCGCAGGGCTAGGAGCCCTTTTGTCCCTCGTCACCCCCGGCCTGGCCATGGCCGCCGACGAGGTTGTGCTGAACAGTGGTGATACCGCGTGGATGCTGACCGCGACCGCGCTGGTGCTGTTCATGACCATCCCCGGCCTGGCGCTGTTCTACGGCGGCATGGTGCGTTCCAAGAACATCCTCTCGGTGATGATGCAGTGCTTCGCCATCACCGGCCTGATCAGCATCCTCTGGGTCATCTACGGCTACAGCCTGGCCTTCGACACCACCGGGATGGAACAGGGCGTCGTCAACTTCAACTCCTTCGTCGGTGGCTTCGGCAAGGCCTTCCTGTCCGGCCTGACCGTCGACAGCCTGACCTCCGCCTTCCCTGAAAGCGTGTTCATCACCTTCCAGATGACCTTCGCCATCATCACCCCGGCCCTGATCGTCGGTGCCTTCGCCGAGCGCATGAAGTTCTCCGCGATGCTGATCTTCATGGCCATCTGGTTCACCCTGGTCTACGCGCCGATCGCCCACATGGTGTGGAGCGGCAACGGTGGCCTGATGTGGGACTGGGGCGTACTGGACTTCGCGGGCGGCACCGTGGTGCACATCAACGCCGGTGTCGCCGGTCTGGTGGCCTGCCTGGTTCTGGGCAAGCGCAAGGGCTACCCGACCACCCCGATGGCCCCGCACAACCTGGGCTACACCCTGGTCGGCGCCGCCATGCTGTGGATCGGCTGGTTCGGCTTCAACGCCGGCTCCGCGGTCGCCGCCAACGGCACCGCCGGCATGGCCATGCTGGTGACCCAGATCGCCACCGCCGCCGCCGCCCTGGGCTGGATGTTCGCCGAGTGGCTGACCCACGGTAAGCCGAGCGCCCTGGGCATCGCTTCCGGCGTGGTCGCAGGCCTGGTCGCCATCACCCCGGCTGCCGGTACCGTCGGCCCGATGGGTGCCCTGATCATCGGCCTGGCCGCTGGCGTCCTGTGCTTCTTCAGCGCCACCAGCCTCAAGCGCAAGCTGGGCTACGACGACTCCCTGGACGCCTTCGGCGTGCACGGCATCGGCGGCATCATCGGCGCGCTGCTGACCGGTGTGTTCGCGGCCCCGGCCCTGGGTGGCTTCGGCACCGTCGAAGACATCGCCAGCCAGGTGTTCATCCAGTTCAAGGGCGTCGCCTTCACCGTGATCTACACCGCTGTCGTGACCTTCGTGATCCTCAAGGTCCTGGACCTGGTGATCGGCCTGCGTGTAAGCGAAGAGGAAGAGACCGTAGGCCTCGACCTGGCGCAGCACAACGAGCGCGGCTACAACCTGTAA
- a CDS encoding accessory factor UbiK family protein: MLPPKALLDALGAHASRLFSGDTPLPRAEFETQFKALLQSAFSKLDLVSREEFDSQMAVLARTRARLEALEAKVAELEATPTPPPTE, from the coding sequence ATGCTGCCGCCCAAAGCCCTGCTAGACGCCCTCGGTGCCCACGCCTCCCGCCTGTTCAGCGGTGATACCCCGCTGCCGCGCGCCGAATTCGAAACCCAGTTCAAAGCCCTGCTGCAGAGCGCCTTCAGCAAGCTCGACCTGGTCAGCCGCGAGGAATTCGACAGCCAGATGGCCGTCCTCGCCCGTACCCGCGCCCGCCTCGAGGCCCTGGAAGCCAAGGTCGCCGAGCTCGAAGCCACGCCGACACCGCCGCCGACCGAATGA